TTCGACGCGGGCGTAGTAGCCCTTCGAGAAGTCGTGTCCGTGTGCGAGCGGAAACAGCAGTCGTGAGACGTACCGCTCGTCGTATGTCTTGGTGTCCGCGTCGTGGACGACGACGTAGTCTTCGCGGGCGGCGCATCCGAGGGCGAGCCACACGTCCCGTCCCTTCCCTCGGGCACCGTCGATACCACTCTCTTCGAGTAGGTCCCCGACGCGCGGGCCATCGCACCAAACCACGTCGAGCGGCAGGTCGAACTCCGCCAGCCAGTCGACGAAGGGGACGACACGGTCGGCGGGGGCACGAAGCGGAACGACGACGCGTGCGGGCGAGAGCGACTCCAAGGTCGAGAGAACGCGCTCGGCGGCGAGGCCGGCGTACTCCCGTTCTGTCATGGGGACGACGACGGCCGCGCGGTCGGTGGGCGCGTCGGGGACCGTCCCTGAGAGGTCGTGGAGCGTCGTGACCCGCTCTTGTACGTACTCCATCGTATCGGTGGTTGGACTCGGTGAGCAAAAGTGCGGCGAGAGTCGGGGTCGACGGTGGGTGTGAGTCGAGGGTTGTCTGTCGGGGCGAGTCGAGGGCAATCGGTGGGTTCGACCCGACGTGGAGACCTAGTTAGGAATCCGTCCGGCGCGCTGGAACACGACCAGTCCGGCGACGACGACACCGAGTCCGAGAGCGAACCCGATGAACACTTCGTCGAACGTGTAGCCGACGTCGGTGAGATACCCGACAGCGCCCGACCCGCTGGCCTGGAAAATCATCATCCCGAACGAGTAGGCCGCGTAGGCACTTCCGCGACTCTCGTCGGGAAGCGTGCCGAGCAGGTAGGCGTCGAGTGCTGGAAACAGGCTGTGGATGACGTAGCCGAGGACGGCCGTGACGGCGAGGAGCGCGAGGAAGCCAGTCGTCTGTGTGAGGACGAGCACCGAGGCGACGAACGCGACGAGGACGCTGAGGATGTAGGGGACGCGCGGCAGTCTGTCGGCGAGACGGCCCGAGAGGAAGAACGCCGGAACGCCCGCCCCGAAGACGACTGTGAGCATGTTTCGTGCTGTCGCCGCTTGGAGGCCCTTCGTCTCCATGTACAGTTCGTAGAAGTTGAACAGTCCCTGCCAGACGAATCCGGTGAATCCGAGGATGACGATGCCAGTGAGGATGATGCGCCACTCCTTTCGAACGGCGCCCAACAGGTCACGGTCCGTCGAACCGGCTTCCGGCAAGTCTGTCGAGCGTGCCGCGAAGAAGAGCGCGACTGTGACGACGGCGGCGGCGACACCGATACAGACGAAGACGAGTTGCCACGACGCCGAGACGAATCCGTATCGAGCCACGATATCTGGGCCGACAGCGAGGACGAGCGTGACGAATGGTGCGACGCCGACGGCAGCGAGTTGACTCGCGGTGCCATGGATACCCATCGCGCGGCCCACACGCTCTGGGTACAGTTCGCTGACGAGCGGATTTGCGGCGACGAAGTACGCGCCCGAGGCGAGACCCATGGACGCAGCACCGACCATCAGCATCTCGATGGTTTGCGCACTGGCAGTCAACGCAGAGGCGGCGACGAGGATGACACCGGTCCCGAGGACGACGTAGTGGCGGGGGACGCGTGTGAGTATCCACCCCGTTGGCATGCGGAGGCTGGCACTGCCAAGCCAGACGAGCGTCGCGACGAGTCCGACTGTTGCCCGATTCACTTCGAAGAACGTAATGAACTCTCCGAGGAGGGGCGCAAAGACGATTCGCGCGAGATTGACGAGGAAGATCATTCCGCAGAGCGTCCCAAAGAGGCGGCCACGTGACACGCTCGAAAGCGAGCACCGAGTGGTGACAACCCTTTCGAACCGAGATTCGATTACCGGGTCGCCGGCGGGTTTTTATGTTCGTTGCACAAACGAATATTCATGAAGACAACGCGGAAGGGCCTTCGAGACGGCGAATTGGATAAAGACACGTACGGCCGACTGACGTGTTCCGAGTGCGGCGACTCCTTGAAAAAGAAGAACGACCCGGACGAAGTGTTCTCGCTTCGTATCTGCCCGGACTGCGGAACGCAGTGGAAAGAACTCAGATAGAGACGGATACGGACAGACCGACGACCAGCGTCACTCGAAGACCGAATCGAATACCCGCGCACCAAGCGGGTCGAACGTGCCGGCTGCGACATTCTCTGCAACGTGTTCAGGCGACGACGCACCGACCAACGCGGCAGTGACACCCGGCGCACTCCGTGAGAAGTTGAGCGCACGTTGTGCAAACGTATCTCCCGAGAGCACTCCGTCGACCGCCTCCGGAATCTCGGTCGCGAGGTCACCCTGTGCGAGACTCGCGCTGGTGAAGACGTGGAGGCCGTGTTCGTGTGCGTACCACAGCGCACTCGTCAGCTCTCCAGCTTCGGTCTCGTGGACGTCGGCGGTGAACGCGTCGGCCATCACGACGTTGAACGGCAGTTGAATCGCTTCGAGTCCCGACTCCTCGTTTCCGACTGTCTCGGCCGCACGTTCGGCCCGTCGGACGACTTCGGGCAGCGAGAGGTACGAGTCGTGGTCAGGCGCGACGCGGAACGCCTCCCACGAGGCGACGCCATACCGGCCGATGTCATCCGCGGCGACCCGTCGTTCGAGTACTTCGAAGGCCGCTTCGATGCGGTCGTACACCGTCTCTCGGTCGGTGATAGCCAACTGCGTCTCGGGGTTGTGGAGATAGTAGAGGTCGATGTGGTCGAGACCCGTCAGGTCGAGTGAGCGGTCGACCATCTCGTCGACGAAGTTCGGTGCGATGGTGTGGCTTCCGTGAGCGAGTTCGTCGGCGCTCGCGAGGCCGCTGTCGAGGACTGTCTCTCGGATGTACGCCCCGGGGTTGTCGGGGCGTGAGCGGTCGAAGGGAACGAACCCTGCCTTCGAGGCGACGACGACTGCATCACGGTCGATATCCGCGTCGCGGAGCGCGTCACCGACCACGCGCTCTGAGCGCCCGTGGCGGTAGTTCGAGGCCGTGTCCACGAGGTTGATGCCGCTCTCCAGTGCGAGGACGAGCGACTCGTGGTATCGGTCGTCTACTTCGTCGGTCGGCTCACCCAGGTACGTTCCGATACCGATACTCGAGACGACGCCGGGTCCGAATCGACGGAAGAAGGTCCTGCCAAAACTGTCGCCGAAGCGGTCGCGGTAGGCCCACGTTCCCGGTCCTGTAGCCATGTCCGAGGCTAGGAAGGCCGACGATTAAGGGCCACCGGTCGAACGCCGGACGCGTCCGTCGAAGAAGGAGTGTCTCAGATGTCGCCAGTGAGCGCTTCGAAGATGTCCTCGATGAGTTCGTCACGGGCGATACCGTTCCCGTTTCCACCGTCGGCGACGGTGTCGGGGCGGAGAATCTGGCCGCCACCCATGCGAGCGTGCCCACCAGCGCTTGAACCACGATAGTCAGTCAACGCCGCTTCGAGGGTTCGACCCATGTGGACCCGGTCGTCGCGAGAGCGACCCGAGAGGTAGACGTTGCCGTCGCGTTCGCCGCAGACGACGGCCGCCGTGACGCCTTCGAGTTGGATGAGTTCGTCTGCCGCCTGTGGGATGGCGTCGACGTTCGAGAGCGTCCCGATGTCGGCGACGGCGAACGGACCGCGCACGTCGCGGCCGGCGATTGCCCGGGCCTTCGCTTCGAGCACTTCGCGAGAGACTTCGGGGTTGGCGATGCGGTCTAAGTGGTCTTCGTTGACGCCGGGGAAGAGATAGCCAGCAGCGTCGAAGTCGGCCGACGAACACCCGGCAGTCAGATGTTTCGTGTCCGTGAGAATCCCGTAGACGAGGCCCGTCGCGACCTGCGAGGGCACGGTGTACGTCGAGTTCACCTCGCTGGCGTGCATGTCCGGCGGGACGGGTTTCGCACCTACGTCGCGGAAGTACTCCGCGATGATGCTCGAACACGCGCCGTAGTCGGTTCGGACGTCGGTGAAGGCCTCACCCGTCCCGTCTCCGGGGTGATGGTCGACGACGGCGTACGGGAGGACGCCTTCCGCCCCCGCGAACCCGCGCGGGGTGTTGTGGTCGACGAGGACAACCGCCTCGGCGGCGAGGTCGCTCACGTGGTCGATAGCGTCTAAATCGAGGTCGAGAACGGTCCGAAACGCGCGGTTTTCTTGATGTCGAATCTGCCCAGCGAACTGAATCGTCGGTTTCGTGCCGACCTGTTCGGCGAGACAGGCGACCCCAATCGCGGCCGCCATCGCGTCGGGGTCGGGGTTCGGATGCATGAGGACGGCGACTTCGTCGACGTCTTCGAGTGCTTCGGCGAAGCGCGCGCCCATCGGGCGTTTGAATCGAATCGCAGCATAAATCGCGAGCGCGAGGGTGCCGAGGCCGACGACGATCGCCGCTGCCATCTCCGGGTGAGTGCTGACGAACGAGCCCACTGACTCGAACACCTCACCGGAGTCGAACTGCCCCACCGAACCAACCATACACAACACGACCGAGGCAGATGGTATGAATATTCCCCCTAATCGACCGTTCTCGATTGACAGAATGTGTGACCCCTAGACCTCTCGGGTCACAAAGACGCTCACGAGAGAGTCGCCCGATAGCCGTCGATTGCCGCTTGGTAACCCTCTCGATACGTCGGATAGTTGAACTCATATCCGAGTTCGTGGAGGGAGTCGTTTGAGCAACGTTTGCTCGTCAAAATGCGGCGCCGGGCCGCCTCCGAGAGGTCGCCCGCGTCTAGTCGTTCCTGTTTCGACCGCTTTTCTGGACGTGGCACGCCGCACTCGTCGGCGAGCCAATCGGCGAACTCGTGTTTCGAGACCGGTTCGTCGTCGACGACGAGGACAGTGTCGTCGCGTGCGCGGTCTGCTTCGAGGAAGAACGCGACGGCACCCGCAGCGTCGTCGCGGTGGACCATGTTGAGATAGCCTTCAGTGACCGGGCCATCGAGATAGCGTTCGAGACGGTAGCGGTCTGGGCCGTAGAGACCCGCGAATCGTGCGACTGTTCCCTCGATTCCCTGCTCTGCGGCGTACTCGCGCGCGACTCGTTCCGCCTCGGCCAGCACACGTGTCTTGTCGGTCGTCGGGTCCAGCGGTGTCGATTCGTCGACGAAGGCACCACCGTGGTCGCCGTAGACACCCGTGCTCGACGTGTAGACGAGTCGTTCCGGCGGGGTGTCGCGTGCGGCGAAGTGGTCGATTGCCGTCCGCAGTCCCTCGACGAAGACTTCTCGGGCGGCATCGGCACCACGACCACCAGAACTCGCCGCGAACACGACGTGGTCGACGTCTGGAATCGCTTCGAGGCTTTCGGCGTCGGTTACGTCGGCCCGTACCGCTTCGGAACCAGTTTCGGAAACGGCGTCGAGGCCGGCGTCAGACCGTCGGACTCCCCAGACGTCGTGTCCGTCTGCGACGAGTCGCCGAGCGAGTTCGAGGCCGACGTACCCACACCCGAGGATTGCGACTCTCATCGCTCGTTTCGGACGGCGATGGCGTGGTGGATGGCAGCGAGTTCGTCGAGTGTCGCCGGCGTTCGACCCTCGATGGCCTGTTGAATCTCCTGTCCGGACAGGTCGAGGTCGACCTCTGCGGCGAGTGTGTCCACGTCGAGAATTCCGGTCGTCATGCCCATGAGGAGGTGGTCACGGAACTCCCAGACGATGGCGTCGGCATCCGGATTCTCGTCGGCGAGTGCCAGAATCGCGGCGGCCTGTTCGAGCGTCAACTCCAGCACGTCGTTCGTGAGGTGGTCTTCGGACACGTCGGCGGCGTCGGCGGCGACATCCGCTCCCGCGGTGTCGACTACGGCGCGGAGTTCGTCCTCGTAGGCGGCCCGAAGTTCGTCCGGAGACACAGTGCCGGGTTGCGCGACGGCGTCGTACAACATATACCGGGGGTGGGTATGCTGGCGGCAAAACGGTTGTCACTCGGCACGAATCGTGCCACGAGCGATGTCGAGCGAGGAGTACACGGAAGCACGCGGGTCAGGGTGCACGGCAGTCGGCAGGGACAGTACATCCTGCACCACCCTCCCATCCGGCCGACCGTTCGTCGGCGTCGCCGTCGACGTCTCCCGACGGTTCCCGATGGCCGCGTCGTCTTCGAGCGAGGAGATATCGGCGTCCGTCCGGTCGGCAGTCTGGGAGAAGTCGTCGGTCTGCTCGTAGGGAGTTCCGTGCGTCATAGCCCCGATTGGTCCCGTCTTCCTACATAAACGTCCGCTGGCAAAATCGAGTGACTCACCGCCGGTACCCACTTCGTGGGGAACGTTCAAGACACGTCCCAGAGTGGTTTGGCCCATGAAGACCGTCCTGATTGGTGTGGGTCAAGCCGGTGGAAAACTCGCTGCCGCTCTCCAGTCGTTCGACCAGCAGATGGGTTTCGGTGCCGTCCTCGGTGCCGTCGGGGTGAACACCGCGAAGACCGACCTCCAGTCGCTTCCCTTCGAGACCGTCCTCATCGGCCAAGACCGTGTCAACGGACACGGCGTCGGCGGCGACAACGAACTCGGTGCCGAGGTGATGGACGCCGACAAGACCGAAGTCATGTCGGCACTCGACGGCCGTGTCACGGCCGAGACCGAGTCGATATTCGTCGTCGCGGGCCTCGGTGGTGGGTCGGGGTCCGGTGGCGCACCCGTCCTCGCAAAGGCACTCAGACGCGTCTACGATGTTCCTGTCTACGTACTCGGAATCCTCCCGGGAGAGGACGAAGGCGCGATGTATCAGGTGAACGCCGGTCGCTCGCTCAAAACCGTCGCACGCGAGGCCGACGCCGTCCTCCTCGTCGACAACGATGCCTTCCGGTCGTCCGGTGAGTCGATGAGCGAAGGGTTCGACGCCATCAACGACGCGATCGCACGGCGCGTCGGCCTCCTCCTCGCGGCGGGTGAGGCAGTCGAAGGCGTCGGCGAGAGCGTCGTCGATAGCTCCGAGGTAATCAACACACTCCGAGCCGGGGGAATCGCGGCACTCGGCTACGCGAGCGCCGAAGCCTCAGACGTCGCAGAAGAGAACATCAACGCCGTGATGAGCACGACCCGTCGGTCTCTCCTGACAGGGACCAGCCTTCCGGATGCGAGCGACGCTGACTCAGCACTCGTCATCATCGCCGGGAAGCCGGACACCATCCCTCGGAAAGGTGTCGAACGCGCCCGTCGCTGGGTCGAAGACGAGACTGGAAGCATGCAGGTCCGCGGCGGCGACTTCCCGCTAGAGAGCGGTCGTCTCGCCTCGCTGGTCCTCCTCGGCGGCGTCGAACGCTCGGGGCGCGTCGAGTCGTTCATGGAACGTGCTCGCGCGGCTATCGAGGAAGCCGAGACCGAAGAGCGAGAAGACCCGAACGAGCTGTGGCACAACGACGAGTTGGAGGACTTGCTGTAAGCGAGCGCTGATGCGCTAAAATCGAACCCAGAACGAGAAGAATCCGACCAGTGCGACACAGAACGCACCGGGCCGAGGTGTTTTTTCGACCTACGAACGTCGCGTTACCGACCGTCGCTTACTGGTGGATGAGACTCGCACCGTCGAGTTCGGTGCGGGCGTAGTCGATTTCCATGAGGTCGAGGATGGTCGGCGCGATGTCGTAGAGGTCGGCGTCTTCGATCTCCGCGTCGGGGTCGTCGATGTAGAGCGTCGCGTTGTCGAACGAGTGCATCCCGTTGCGTGGACCGGTGCCGAACACTTCGTCGTGACCTTTGAAGCCAGACTTCAGGTCGAAGCCGTGGTTCGGGATGACGACGAGGTCCGGGGCGATGTCGTCGTGGTTGCCGCGGAACGCTTCTTCCTTGACGACGACGCGCTCTGCGACTTTCTTGCCGTCCGGTCCTTCGAGCGCTTCGAGTTCGTCTTTCAGTTCGTCGCGGACTTGTTCGTACTCGTCTTGCGGGACAGAGCCACGAGGTTCGCGGCCTTCGAGGTTGATGAAGAATCGACCGGGGATGAGCGAGTATGCTTTCGACTCTTCGGCGATGTCGGACAGCGAGTCGTGGTCCTCACTCTCGTAGGAGAGCCAGCCTTCCTGTTCGAGCCACGTGTTGCAGTGGACCTCGTAGTCGAGCGAAGTGAAGCCGTGGTCGGAGGCGACGACGAGGGTCACGTCCTCGGGGAGGATGTCACGGATGTTGCCGATGTACTCGTCGACTTTGCGGTAGAACTCGACGAAGGCGTCTTTGTTCTTCCCGTCGCGTTCGTAGTCTTTGAACAGGAAGTGGTTGACCCGGTCGGTCGTCATGAACACGCCAAAGAAGAGGTCCCAGTCGTCTTTCTTGAGATAGTGCGTGAAGGCCTCGTAGCGCTTGTCGAGCGTCTCGTGGGCATCTTGCATGAACGCCGACTTGTCGTCGTCGTGGCCGAGTTTCGCGTTCACGTCGATTTTGTAGCCCATCTGTTGGAGGTGGTCGCGGAAGTCGTCGGGATAGGCGGCCTTGTCGACACCGGGCGAGAGGAAGCCGGAGACCATTCGCTGGACGTTTCGCTGCGGCGGGAACGTCACGGGGACGTTCATCACCGTCGCTTTCCGACCAGCGTCGGTCACGCGGTCCCAGACACGCGTCGCCTGCACGTCACGCCCCATCGGGACGTACGTGTCGTACGAGCCAACTTCACGGTCTTGGAACCCGTAGACGCCAGTCTCACCGGGGTTGACACCTGTCGTGAGTGCCGGCCAACACGCGCTGGATTCCGGTGGGACGATGCTGTCGATAGAACCTGCTGCACCATCGTCTGCGAGTTCCGCGACGTTCGGGAACTCCTCGGGATGCTCAGAGAGGAGACTAAATGGCACCCCGTCGATGCCGATGAAGGCGACGCGGGGGTGGTCCTTGCCGCGGAGTCGGTCGAACAAACCCATACCTCACGGTACCAAAGAGAACCATAAGAAGGTTCGTCTCTGTACGCGAGTTTGCGCCGATAGACGACGGATACCCGCGACTGTCCGAGGTAGCGGCGAGATTCACCGTCCGGGACGCAAAGAACGTGAACTGAGGGAACGAGACGGGTCGCCCGACCCCTTCGATGGTCAGGCCCGCGGTGACCCGCGGCTTCTGAGTGGCCGTTCTGCCGAGGCAGACGTCCGCCCGCTCACGCGGAGTTCGCTCACCACGACGAAGGCCAGTCCCCACAGGACGAGCGCGATGGCCCACATCATATCCACACTCGACACCTGTGTCGGGAACACGAGTGAGACTGCGCCGAAGTAGACTGCGAGACCAGCGGTCAACCACGCGACGAAGCGGTGGCCCGGTGCACCCCCGGCGGCGATGAGGCCGAGAATGAGCAGTCCGACCGACATCGTCGTCATCTCCATGTAGTGACCAGCCATGGCGTGAATGTCACCCGAACTCTGGAGTGTGAACTGGTTCACCGCGAACGCGAGAACGGGAAGTGCCGCCACGGCGACGAGGCCGAGAAGCGCCGGACTGTAGTCGTCACCGAGCGAGATGACTTTGCGGCCGGCAGGGTGGAAGAGCGTCATGAGGCCCGTCAGTACGAAGAATGGGACGACCTCTTCGACTGGCCCACCACCGACGATGGTCCCGAGGAGGACGAGCGTCGTCACGAGGAACGCGACTTGCATGAGTGCGACCCGCTTGAGCGGGCGGTACAGTTGACTCGCTACACTGAGGATGATTATCCAGACGTTCGCCGCGATGACCATCAGGTGAAGTCTGTGCTCTGCGAGGACGTCACCACCTGCCCCCCACCCAGTGATAGCGAACGCGAGTAGTTCAGAGATGAACGCTGCCGCCATTCCGAGCGTCACCAGTGTGAGGAGGTAGAACGCGTACAGCCGAGCGCGTTTGAACGTCGTCGGTGTCGATTCTTCGTGCTCGCCAGTATGCGTCGTGGTATCAGTAGACATGCTTACAAGAGAAGTACGCGAGAGTACGAGATAACCGTTTTTCGCGATTTTCAGACGTATTTACTGGATTATCCGTGGACACGACCGGCGGGCGTCGATCGTACAGACGCGTCACGAGCGGACGGGGCGAAGGAGCGAAGTGTCGTGCGGGATAACGTCAGAGCGTGAAGGAGTTCGAGCGCAAGCAACTCTTGGAACGCGTCAATCGGGAGGGGGCGACGGTCGGCGTCCAGATTCCCGAGCGAATCGAGGTCCAAGGTGAGCAGATAGACCTCAAGGAGTTCGTTTTCGAGATAAAGCGCCGCGACACCATCCCGGCGGGCGAGCGCGAGCGAGTCGACCAGGCGAAGCGAAACCTTCGCCGCGAGC
The genomic region above belongs to Haloferax marinisediminis and contains:
- a CDS encoding MFS transporter; this encodes MIFLVNLARIVFAPLLGEFITFFEVNRATVGLVATLVWLGSASLRMPTGWILTRVPRHYVVLGTGVILVAASALTASAQTIEMLMVGAASMGLASGAYFVAANPLVSELYPERVGRAMGIHGTASQLAAVGVAPFVTLVLAVGPDIVARYGFVSASWQLVFVCIGVAAAVVTVALFFAARSTDLPEAGSTDRDLLGAVRKEWRIILTGIVILGFTGFVWQGLFNFYELYMETKGLQAATARNMLTVVFGAGVPAFFLSGRLADRLPRVPYILSVLVAFVASVLVLTQTTGFLALLAVTAVLGYVIHSLFPALDAYLLGTLPDESRGSAYAAYSFGMMIFQASGSGAVGYLTDVGYTFDEVFIGFALGLGVVVAGLVVFQRAGRIPN
- a CDS encoding HVO_0758 family zinc finger protein: MKTTRKGLRDGELDKDTYGRLTCSECGDSLKKKNDPDEVFSLRICPDCGTQWKELR
- a CDS encoding aldo/keto reductase; its protein translation is MATGPGTWAYRDRFGDSFGRTFFRRFGPGVVSSIGIGTYLGEPTDEVDDRYHESLVLALESGINLVDTASNYRHGRSERVVGDALRDADIDRDAVVVASKAGFVPFDRSRPDNPGAYIRETVLDSGLASADELAHGSHTIAPNFVDEMVDRSLDLTGLDHIDLYYLHNPETQLAITDRETVYDRIEAAFEVLERRVAADDIGRYGVASWEAFRVAPDHDSYLSLPEVVRRAERAAETVGNEESGLEAIQLPFNVVMADAFTADVHETEAGELTSALWYAHEHGLHVFTSASLAQGDLATEIPEAVDGVLSGDTFAQRALNFSRSAPGVTAALVGASSPEHVAENVAAGTFDPLGARVFDSVFE
- a CDS encoding DHH family phosphoesterase — encoded protein: MVGSVGQFDSGEVFESVGSFVSTHPEMAAAIVVGLGTLALAIYAAIRFKRPMGARFAEALEDVDEVAVLMHPNPDPDAMAAAIGVACLAEQVGTKPTIQFAGQIRHQENRAFRTVLDLDLDAIDHVSDLAAEAVVLVDHNTPRGFAGAEGVLPYAVVDHHPGDGTGEAFTDVRTDYGACSSIIAEYFRDVGAKPVPPDMHASEVNSTYTVPSQVATGLVYGILTDTKHLTAGCSSADFDAAGYLFPGVNEDHLDRIANPEVSREVLEAKARAIAGRDVRGPFAVADIGTLSNVDAIPQAADELIQLEGVTAAVVCGERDGNVYLSGRSRDDRVHMGRTLEAALTDYRGSSAGGHARMGGGQILRPDTVADGGNGNGIARDELIEDIFEALTGDI
- a CDS encoding SDR family oxidoreductase produces the protein MRVAILGCGYVGLELARRLVADGHDVWGVRRSDAGLDAVSETGSEAVRADVTDAESLEAIPDVDHVVFAASSGGRGADAAREVFVEGLRTAIDHFAARDTPPERLVYTSSTGVYGDHGGAFVDESTPLDPTTDKTRVLAEAERVAREYAAEQGIEGTVARFAGLYGPDRYRLERYLDGPVTEGYLNMVHRDDAAGAVAFFLEADRARDDTVLVVDDEPVSKHEFADWLADECGVPRPEKRSKQERLDAGDLSEAARRRILTSKRCSNDSLHELGYEFNYPTYREGYQAAIDGYRATLS
- a CDS encoding DUF5791 family protein, with product MLYDAVAQPGTVSPDELRAAYEDELRAVVDTAGADVAADAADVSEDHLTNDVLELTLEQAAAILALADENPDADAIVWEFRDHLLMGMTTGILDVDTLAAEVDLDLSGQEIQQAIEGRTPATLDELAAIHHAIAVRNER
- a CDS encoding tubulin/FtsZ family protein, with protein sequence MKTVLIGVGQAGGKLAAALQSFDQQMGFGAVLGAVGVNTAKTDLQSLPFETVLIGQDRVNGHGVGGDNELGAEVMDADKTEVMSALDGRVTAETESIFVVAGLGGGSGSGGAPVLAKALRRVYDVPVYVLGILPGEDEGAMYQVNAGRSLKTVAREADAVLLVDNDAFRSSGESMSEGFDAINDAIARRVGLLLAAGEAVEGVGESVVDSSEVINTLRAGGIAALGYASAEASDVAEENINAVMSTTRRSLLTGTSLPDASDADSALVIIAGKPDTIPRKGVERARRWVEDETGSMQVRGGDFPLESGRLASLVLLGGVERSGRVESFMERARAAIEEAETEEREDPNELWHNDELEDLL
- a CDS encoding alkaline phosphatase family protein; amino-acid sequence: MGLFDRLRGKDHPRVAFIGIDGVPFSLLSEHPEEFPNVAELADDGAAGSIDSIVPPESSACWPALTTGVNPGETGVYGFQDREVGSYDTYVPMGRDVQATRVWDRVTDAGRKATVMNVPVTFPPQRNVQRMVSGFLSPGVDKAAYPDDFRDHLQQMGYKIDVNAKLGHDDDKSAFMQDAHETLDKRYEAFTHYLKKDDWDLFFGVFMTTDRVNHFLFKDYERDGKNKDAFVEFYRKVDEYIGNIRDILPEDVTLVVASDHGFTSLDYEVHCNTWLEQEGWLSYESEDHDSLSDIAEESKAYSLIPGRFFINLEGREPRGSVPQDEYEQVRDELKDELEALEGPDGKKVAERVVVKEEAFRGNHDDIAPDLVVIPNHGFDLKSGFKGHDEVFGTGPRNGMHSFDNATLYIDDPDAEIEDADLYDIAPTILDLMEIDYARTELDGASLIHQ